Proteins found in one Pelmatolapia mariae isolate MD_Pm_ZW linkage group LG7, Pm_UMD_F_2, whole genome shotgun sequence genomic segment:
- the furinb gene encoding furin (paired basic amino acid cleaving enzyme) b isoform X2 — translation MHIRLQKEPQVLWTEQQVVKKRKKRDVYEDLTDPDFPKQWYLSNPTHQDLNTKAAWAQGYTGRGVVVTILDDGIEKDHPDLIRNYDPEASYDVNDGDTDPQPRYTQRNENRHGTRCAGEVAAAANNGVCGVGVAYNAKIGGVRMLDGEVTDVVEAQSLSLNPQHIHIYSASWGPEDDGKSLDGPAKLAKEAFLQGITKGRSGLGSIFVWASGNGGREQDSCNCDGYTNSIYTLSISSTTQSGNVPWYSEPCSSTLATTFSSGNPGEKQIVTTDLRQKCTDSHTGTSASAPLAAGIIALALEANMNLTWRDMQHLVVRTSQPGHLSAGDWKTNGVGRRVSHSYGYGLLDAGALVALAQNWTSVGPQRQCVNTMLSEPRDIGNKLVFSKSVDACWGRPEHVSSLEHVQARLTLSYNQRGKLAIHLISPLGTRSTLLFPRPNDFSSEGFNDWAFMTTHSWDEDPQGEWTLEIENVAPNGRDYGVLSQFTLILWGTGPSIVNPSSPDFPRPSNNSCKTFDAQQICIECSPGFSLFLQGCVKLCPPGFTSGQQLLNLSLENWVDLSSVQACLPCNPACLTCSGTGPADCLSCPPHSHLVFTSCLHQNQVQRKSPLTGGLQGDGAQPEGASPAAADHNSKVAEESPGLIVAPSTQLPAVVALLSCAFILAAFVGVFFLLQLRSGGASAWRTKLPSGFSETKGVRVGFGFGFRQGRERKARICYKGIPTVWADEDMIAYESESDSEEVDGHSERTAFIKTQSSI, via the exons GTCCTGTGGACAGAGCAGCAAGtggtgaaaaagaggaagaagagggatGTGTATGAAGACCTAACGGACCCTGATTTCCCCAAGCAGTGGTACCTG TCCAACCCAACACATCAAGATCTGAATACAAAAGCAGCCTGGGCTCAGGGCTACACAGGAAGAGGTGTAGTGGTCACTATCCTGGATGATGGCATTGAGAAGGACCATCCCGACCTCATACGCAATTAC GACCCTGAGGCCAGCTATGACGTAAATGATGGAGATACTGACCCTCAACCAAGATATACACAACGAAATGAGAACAG GCATGGAACACGGTGTGCAGGAGAAGTTGCAGCTGCAGCAAACAATGGCGTATGTGGCGTGGGTGTAGCCTATAATGCTAAAATTGGAG gAGTTCGTATGTTGGATGGGGAGGTGACAGATGTAGTGGAGGCTCAGTCTCTTAGCCTGAACCCTCAGCACATCCACATTTACAGTGCCAGCTGGGGCCCGGAAGATGACGGCAAGTCTCTGGATGGCCCTGCCAAGCTGGCTAAGGAGGCTTTCCTCCAGGGAATCACCAAG GGACGCAGCGGACTGGGCTCCATCTTCGTCTGGGCTTCGGGTAATGGTGGCCGGGAGcaagacagctgtaactgtgACGGCTACACGAACAGCATTTACACCCTGTCCATCAGCAGCACCACGCAGTCCGGCAACGTGCCGTGGTACAGCGAGCCCTGCTCCTCCACCCTCGCTACCACCTTCAGCTCTGGAAACCCGGGGGAGAAGCAGATA GTGACCACTGACCTGAGGCAAAAATGCACAGACTCTCACACGGGGACGTCCGCGTCAGCACCGCTCGCTGCTGGGATCATCGCTCTGGCTCTGGAGGCCAA TATGAACTTAACCTGGAGGGATATGCAGCACCTGGTGGTGAGAACATCCCAGCCCGGGCATCTCAGCGCCGGTGACTGGAAGACCAATGGAGTGGGGCGCAGAG tGAGTCATTCGTACGGTTATGGGCTCCTGGATGCAGGCGCTCTGGTGGCGTTGGCACAGAATTGGACATCAGTGGGACCGCAGCGCCAGTGTGTTAACACGATGCTTTCAGAACCAAG AGACATCGGGAACAAACTGGTGTTCAGCAAGAGCGTGGATGCCTGCTGGGGACGACCAGAGCATGTCAGCTCCCTGGAACACGTTCAGGCTCGCCTCACTCTCTCCTACAACCAGAGAGGAAAATTGGCCATTCATCTCATCAGCCCGCTGGGCACACGCTCCACCCTGCTGTTCCCCAG gcCCAATGACTTCTCCTCAGAGGGTTTCAATGATTGGGCCTTTATGACCACACACTCATGGGACGAAGACCCTCAAGGAGAGTGGACCCTGGAGATAGAAAATGTAGCACCTAATGGACGTGACTATG GTGTGTTAAGTCAATTCACCCTCATCCTGTGGGGTACTGGGCCCAGCATAGTCAACCCCTCGTCCCCTGACTTCCCTCGGCCGTCCAACAACAGCTGCAAGACATTCGATGCCCAGCAGATCTGTATCG AGTGCAGCCCTGGCTTCTCCCTCTTCCTGCAGGGTTGTGTGAAGTTGTGTCCGCCGGGCTTCACGTCGGGGCAGCAGCTCCTCAACCTCTCTCTGGAGAACTGGGTGGATTTGTCCTCCGTCCAGGCCTGCCTGCCCTGCAATCCTGCCTGTCTCACTTGCTCTGGCACCGGGCCTGCAGATTGCCTGTCCTGCCCTCCTCACAGCCATCTGGTCTTCACCTCCTGTTTGCACCAGAATCAAGTCCAGCGAAAATCCCCTCTAACTGGAGGACTCCAGGGTGACGGAGCGCAGCCAGAAGGTGCgagtccagcagcagcagaccacaACAGCAAAGTAGCTGAGGAATCCCCAGGGCTCATTGTAGCTCCGTCCACTCAACTCCCTGCCGTCGTGGCCCTTCTCAGCTGTGCCTTCATCCTGGCTGCCTTCGTCGGGGTCTTCTTCTTGCTGCAGTTACGCTCAGGTGGCGCTTCTGCCTGGAGGACCAAATTGCCCTCTGGATTTTCAGAGACGAAGGGGGTGCGGGTGGGCTTTGGTTTTGGCTTCCGGCAGGGACGGGAGAGAAAGGCAAGGATATGCTACAAGGGAATCCCCACTGTGTGGGCGGATGAGGACATGATTGCCTACGAGTCTGAATCAGACAGCGAGGAAGTGGACGGTCACAGCGAGAGAACAGCTTTTATTAAGACGCAGAGCTCAATCTAG